Proteins found in one Methanomicrobiales archaeon genomic segment:
- a CDS encoding DUF2551 domain-containing protein translates to MKFPSDIRKDIEARLIGYLSRDRTGIRRELLGLFLRIKALTIPQIYNALKNRFSISYHQVASMVGIIASKLGILRLTRNAEGTNTLYELKEQYVDMVRRIVSSA, encoded by the coding sequence ATGAAATTTCCGTCTGATATCAGAAAAGATATCGAGGCCCGCCTCATCGGATATCTCTCACGGGATCGGACCGGAATCAGACGCGAATTGCTGGGGCTGTTCCTTCGGATAAAAGCTCTCACGATACCGCAGATCTACAATGCCCTCAAGAACCGATTCTCCATCAGTTACCACCAGGTGGCGTCCATGGTGGGTATCATCGCCTCCAAACTGGGCATCCTCCGCCTTACCCGGAATGCTGAAGGCACGAACACCCTGTACGAGCTCAAGGAACAGTACGTCGACATGGTCCGACGCATCGTTTCCAGCGCGTGA
- a CDS encoding archease, translated as MPYEELEHTADVRIRVRGESIPHLFGEAARAMFQTMYGPCTGRSISRTIVLECADPECLLADLLSELLFVSEVEDVVFCSFTVEIAGARLRAEGFGEPLDRTRHAGREIKGISYSGLRIQEKDGEYSVDIIFDV; from the coding sequence ATGCCGTACGAAGAACTCGAACACACAGCCGATGTACGGATCCGGGTGAGGGGGGAGTCCATCCCCCATCTCTTCGGAGAGGCGGCGCGGGCGATGTTCCAGACCATGTACGGGCCCTGCACGGGGAGGTCGATCTCCCGCACCATCGTCCTGGAGTGCGCCGATCCCGAGTGCCTGCTCGCCGATCTCCTGTCCGAGCTGCTCTTCGTCTCGGAGGTGGAGGATGTCGTCTTCTGCTCGTTCACGGTGGAGATCGCGGGGGCGCGCCTACGGGCGGAGGGCTTCGGAGAGCCGCTCGACCGCACGCGGCACGCAGGACGGGAGATCAAGGGAATCTCCTACTCCGGCCTCCGCATCCAGGAGAAGGACGGGGAGTACTCCGTTGACATTATCTTCGACGTCTGA
- a CDS encoding RtcB family protein: MKENSVEKGDGGIRRVGDLEWEVEIGFVPRMRVPGRFFLSQELYESLEEGALVQLANVATLPGIVQHSLAMPDIHWGYGFPIGGVAAFGMDEGIISPGGVGFDINCGVRIFTTPLRARDLGNRRELIENLFRDVPTGVGAKSTLRFSMRELDEMMVSGARWAIEKGYGLEADAIHCEEGGAMPGVDLAAVSQKARQRGMPQAGTLGAGNHFLEIQEVREIYDEPSAKAYGLSPGQICVMIHSGSRGLGHQVCTDHLKLLDAAVRKYGIWLPDRQLACAPLASPEGRAYYGAMAGAANYAWGNRQVITHMARNVFERLYGIPHEEMPLVYDVAHNVAKFEEHRVEGRLQRVCVHRKGATRAFGPDTPGIPAEYASAGQPVIIPGSMGTPSYILHGTSTAMERAFGSTCHGAGRTTSRSQAKRQRKGSEVRQDLQKRGILVRAPNDASIAEEAPEVYKPSSAVVQVVHDLGISRLVARLEPLGVIKG, encoded by the coding sequence ATGAAGGAAAATTCTGTTGAGAAAGGGGACGGGGGCATCCGGAGAGTCGGCGATCTCGAGTGGGAGGTGGAGATCGGGTTCGTGCCCCGCATGCGGGTGCCGGGACGGTTCTTCCTCTCCCAGGAACTCTACGAGAGCCTCGAAGAGGGGGCTCTCGTCCAGCTCGCGAACGTTGCGACCCTACCCGGCATCGTGCAGCACTCCCTCGCCATGCCGGATATCCACTGGGGGTACGGGTTTCCCATCGGGGGTGTAGCGGCGTTCGGGATGGATGAGGGGATCATCTCCCCCGGCGGTGTGGGTTTCGACATAAATTGCGGCGTCCGCATCTTCACCACCCCGCTGCGGGCCAGGGACCTCGGGAACAGACGGGAGCTGATCGAGAACCTCTTTCGGGACGTGCCCACCGGGGTGGGGGCCAAGAGCACGCTCCGCTTCTCGATGCGGGAGCTCGACGAGATGATGGTCTCCGGAGCCCGCTGGGCGATCGAGAAGGGATATGGGCTGGAAGCGGATGCCATCCACTGCGAGGAGGGTGGCGCCATGCCGGGCGTCGATCTCGCGGCCGTGAGCCAGAAGGCGCGCCAGCGCGGAATGCCGCAGGCCGGAACGCTCGGTGCGGGGAACCATTTCCTGGAGATCCAGGAAGTGCGGGAGATCTACGACGAACCGTCAGCGAAGGCATACGGACTGTCGCCGGGTCAGATCTGCGTCATGATCCACAGCGGCTCCCGGGGGCTGGGGCACCAGGTCTGCACCGATCACCTGAAGCTGCTGGATGCGGCCGTGCGGAAGTACGGCATCTGGCTGCCCGACCGGCAGCTCGCGTGTGCGCCGCTCGCCTCCCCCGAGGGCAGGGCCTACTACGGGGCGATGGCGGGCGCGGCGAACTACGCCTGGGGGAACCGCCAGGTGATCACCCATATGGCCAGGAACGTCTTCGAACGGCTGTACGGGATACCGCACGAAGAGATGCCGCTCGTCTACGATGTGGCGCACAACGTCGCCAAGTTCGAGGAGCACCGCGTGGAGGGGAGACTGCAGCGGGTCTGCGTCCACCGAAAAGGGGCCACCCGCGCTTTCGGCCCTGATACGCCGGGGATTCCCGCGGAGTATGCCTCCGCCGGGCAGCCGGTGATCATCCCGGGGAGCATGGGCACGCCCTCCTACATCCTGCACGGGACGTCGACTGCCATGGAGCGTGCCTTCGGGAGCACCTGCCACGGGGCCGGACGGACGACCAGCCGATCCCAGGCCAAAAGGCAGAGGAAGGGCTCGGAGGTTCGCCAGGACCTCCAGAAGCGGGGCATCCTGGTGCGGGCTCCCAACGACGCCTCCATCGCCGAGGAGGCCCCCGAGGTCTACAAGCCCAGCAGCGCCGTCGTCCAGGTGGTCCATGATCTGGGGATCTCCCGGCTCGTCGCCCGCCTCGAGCCGCTCGGGGTGATCAAGGGATGA
- a CDS encoding DUF2111 domain-containing protein, translating into MERFTISEESTADDLIPIAMSIHAMLYQLPITARSRANPGVRVEEGRVIDRNYSGPVLEEVLQENRTIKKTPRSGTYRGIPVIVAPIQDTAGTAIGAIGVVDISGIFDLAGLMEHRQAILRQIGGGETPSPEPSARKGGP; encoded by the coding sequence ATGGAACGGTTTACCATCTCTGAAGAGTCAACGGCGGACGATCTCATTCCGATTGCGATGAGCATCCATGCGATGCTCTACCAGCTTCCCATTACCGCACGGTCCCGTGCGAATCCGGGCGTTCGAGTCGAGGAGGGGCGGGTGATCGACCGGAACTACAGCGGGCCGGTCCTCGAAGAGGTGCTCCAGGAGAACCGTACCATCAAGAAGACTCCCAGGAGCGGGACATACAGGGGGATTCCCGTCATCGTCGCACCCATCCAGGATACGGCGGGAACCGCGATCGGAGCCATCGGGGTGGTGGACATCAGCGGCATCTTCGATCTGGCAGGCCTCATGGAGCACCGCCAGGCAATCCTGCGTCAGATCGGCGGGGGCGAGACACCATCGCCCGAACCCTCCGCCAGGAAGGGCGGACCATGA